A single Oncorhynchus tshawytscha isolate Ot180627B linkage group LG01, Otsh_v2.0, whole genome shotgun sequence DNA region contains:
- the LOC112256682 gene encoding aspartate aminotransferase, cytoplasmic, giving the protein MSLFGEVPQATPVAVFKLSNDFKEDANPKKVNLGVGAYRTDEGQPWVLPVVKKVEKIIVADNSLNHEYLAILGLPEFRSSASKIALGEDSPAIQENRVGAVQCLGGTGALKMGAEFLRRWYNGNDNTKTPVYVSAPTWENHNAVFANAGFEDIRPYKYWDAEKRGLDLDGFLGDLESAPKHSIFVLHACAHNPTGTDPTHVEWMQVAEVMKRRKLFVFFDSAYQGFASGCLDKDAWAVRYFVTQGFEMFCAQSFSKNFGLYNERVGNLTIVARDSDNLKRVLSQMEKIVRVTWSNPPSQGARLVAITLNTPELFAEWKDNVKTMADRVLLMRASLQAKLQALETPGTWDHITQQIGMFSFTGLNPKQVEYMIKERSIYLMASGRINMCGLTTKNIDYVAESIHETVVNVQ; this is encoded by the exons cCTACAGGACAGATGAGGGCCAGCCCTGGGTGCTGCCCGTAGTTAAGAAGGTGGAGAAGATCATCGTAGCGGACAACAGTCTGAACCATGAGTACCTGGCCATTCTGGGTCTGCCTGAGTTTAGGTCCTCTGCATCCAAGATCGCCCTGGGAGAAGACAGCCCTGCCATCCAGGAGAACAGG GTGGGAGCGGTGCAGTGTCTGGGGGGTACAGGTGCTCTGAAGATGGGGGCAGAGTTTCTCAGACGCTGGTACAACGGGAATGACAACACAAAAACACCTGTCTATGTCTCAGCGCCTACctggg AGAACCACAACGCTGTGTTTGCCAACGCCGGGTTCGAGGACATCCGTCCCTATAAGTACTGGGACGCAGAGAAGCGGGGTCTGGATCTGGACGGTTTCCTAGGCGACCTGGAG AGTGCACCAAAGCACTCCATCTTTGTTTTGCACGCGTGCGCCCACAATCCCACCGGCACAGACCCTACACACGTAGAGTGGATGCAGGTGGCTGAGGTCATGAag AGGAGGAAGCTGTTTGTGTTCTTTGACTCAGCGTACCAGGGCTTTGCATCAGGCTGTCTGGATAAGGATGCCTGGGCCGTGCGCTACTTTGTAACGCAGGGTTTCGAGATGTTCTGTGCCCAGTCCTTCTCCAAGAACTTTGGCCTCTACA ATGAGCGTGTGGGGAACCTGACTATTGTAGCTCGTGATTCTGACAACCTGAAGAGAGTTCTATCTCAGATGGAGAAGATTGTCAGGGTAACCTggtccaaccctccctcccaggGTGCAAGGCTGGTCGCCATCACACTCAACACACCTGAACTCTTCGCTGAAtg GAAGGATAATGTGAAGACCATGGCAGACCGTGTGTTGTTGATGAGGGCTTCACTCCAGGCTAAACTGCAGGCTCTGGAAACCCCAGGAACATGGGACCACATCACACAGCAGATCGGCATGTTCAGCTTCACTGGCCTCAAcc CTAAACAAGTGGAGTACATGATCAAGGAGAGGAGTATCTATCTAATGGCCAGCGGTCGTATCAACATGTGTGGTCTGACCACTAAGAACATCGACTATGTGGCCGAGTCTATCCATGAGACTGTTGTCAACGTCCAGTAG